The Clostridium cylindrosporum DSM 605 genome includes the window ACATCCTCAATTAAACTTCTTATAGACTCTCTCATTTTTACAACAGAATTTGCAATTATTCCTATTTCATCTTTTTTATAAAATATATTATCTGCTACTTTTTGTGTAAAATCTGCATTAGCAATGATTTCGATATAAGAGGATAAATCAACTAAAGGCTTTGAAGCCCTCTTCATAAAAAACATAGTAATTAGTACTACTAATAATGTTATTATTAGTGTTGATGTTATTATTTTTTTAAGCAGAGAATAATACTCAGTATATATATTATCTACTGGAATTGAAGCACAAAAACTCCACTTTGTGTCTATCCCTGAGATTGTTATTGGTTTATATACATTTAGCATTTTAGTATTTGTTACAGTACTATTAATTTCCTTACTAAAAGCTTTTCCTTCTTGTATTGATGATATTACGCTACTATCTATTCCCTTGTTTACATCTGTAACCTTTTTACCAATAAAGTCTTTATTCATTCCATGGCTAGCAATTATTCCTTTTTCTGATAATGTATAAGTATACCCATTAAGTAGCTTTGCATTTTTTATTACATTTTGCATTGAACTTAATGTTATATCTGCACCTATAATACCTTTAAATACTCCATTTTGATCAATTATAGGAAGAATAAGTCCGATCATCCATGTCTTTTCACCATTTACATCATATTGAACTGGTTCCATAATAAATGGTTTATTTGTTCTTTTTGCTATTTGATAATAATTATTTGGATCTGGATTTAAGTAATCAGATAGTTTTGATACATTGATACCTGCTTCTGTTTTAGTAACATATGGTATAAACCTTCCTGTTTTATCATAACCTGGTTTATTCATATAATCCTTATCTTTTCCATCAAATGCATTTGGTTCAAAGCACACATAAGCAGCTACAATTGCGTTTGTATTTTTCAAATTAGATTTAAGAATCTCAACAACCTTTTCTCTTGTTGCTTTCCCATCTGCTTGATAAAACTCTATTGTATCTTTTATCTGCCTTGTAACATAATTTGAAGCTTCCATTTGTGCCTTAATTTCCTTAGAATATCCACTGGAAACTTCATT containing:
- a CDS encoding methyl-accepting chemotaxis protein, giving the protein MGKLKLASKLSIISGTIFLISVFIISILVLNTVKQSSYKQSINIANEVSSGYSKEIKAQMEASNYVTRQIKDTIEFYQADGKATREKVVEILKSNLKNTNAIVAAYVCFEPNAFDGKDKDYMNKPGYDKTGRFIPYVTKTEAGINVSKLSDYLNPDPNNYYQIAKRTNKPFIMEPVQYDVNGEKTWMIGLILPIIDQNGVFKGIIGADITLSSMQNVIKNAKLLNGYTYTLSEKGIIASHGMNKDFIGKKVTDVNKGIDSSVISSIQEGKAFSKEINSTVTNTKMLNVYKPITISGIDTKWSFCASIPVDNIYTEYYSLLKKIITSTLIITLLVVLITMFFMKRASKPLVDLSSYIEIIANADFTQKVADNIFYKKDEIGIIANSVVKMRESIRSLIEDVSHEADSLKNVVEEANHNMNLLRDNVESVSSTTQQLSATIEETATSAEEMNSSSVEIEKSIEEVAKRSEEGIQVAREISGRASDLSKEFKLSQEEGEKVFISTKAKLEEALKESEAVNEIKVLSDSIMEITAQTNLLALNAAIEAARAGEAGRGFSVVANEIRNLAESSKSTVEEIQVITEKVIKSVEHLVGSSKTMLDFMEQNVRSDYDKMLLATEKYSDDASTVEKIVSDFGDASENVLDSIKSMVDVIEGVTAAVNEGAAGATDISERNLDILGENNNIKDKFTDILNLSDTIKEKISKFKI